The following proteins are encoded in a genomic region of Phalacrocorax carbo chromosome 2, bPhaCar2.1, whole genome shotgun sequence:
- the TIGD5 gene encoding tigger transposable element-derived protein 5 — protein sequence MPGGEPEAGGGPAGMAGGRRGGSSATGGVSVKMALRRAYSIKDKLQAIERVKKGERQASVCRAFGVPGGTLRGWLKDEAKLRWFLEQLGGEVGTQRKKMRLANEEEIDRAVYAWFLALRQHGVPLSGPLIQAQAEAFARQIYGPECTFKASHGWFWRWQKRHGISSQRIYGEGGLPAEPERAPATCPETLPMPAADAGGYGDEQIYNANVTGLYWKLLPGQAGGMTATARRRPAPRERVTVLLAANLTGSHKLKPLVVGGLRDPPSLRHHNQDKFPACYRYSPEARLGPALLRAWFFEDFVPGVKRYLRRSCLQQKAVLLLSSPTPPAGMGPEESPPLQTPDGSIRALFLSKSPAGSGSAGGGGRIPAPLEQGVVSAFKQLYKRELLRLAVSCAAGSGSSGGPMDFVRSFLLKDMLYLAGLSWDLIPPGSIEKCWLLGLRAAFEPQPGEEEHGDPPHGEEGGGDSKVFSDLTHLAALAYKRLAPEEVADWLHLDDAAPGMEEGDGEEDAEEEGPRGCGPEEEEEEAAVRDGRGRRGEEGGDALLPTAREAIKGLETALRWLEGQDPRQVGPLKLVQLRSLISMAQRLHRGGSPHS from the coding sequence ATGCCCGGGGGGGAGCCGGAGGCGGGTGGGGGGCCGGCCGGTATGGCGGGAGGTCGGCGGGGAGGTAGCAGCGCAACGGGTGGGGTGTCGGTGAAGATGGCGTTACGACGTGCCTACTCCATCAAGGACAAACTCCAAGCCATTGAACGGGTGAAGAAAGGCGAGCGTCAGGCGTCGGTGTGCCGGGctttcggggtgccggggggtaCGCTGAGGGGCTGGCTGAAGGACGAGGCCAAGCTACGGTGGTtcctggagcagctggggggTGAGGTGGGCACCCAACGCAAGAAGATGCGCTTGGCCAACGAAGAAGAGATCGACCGCGCCGTCTACGCCTGGTTCCTCGCCCTCCGCCAGCACGGTGTGCCCCTATCTGGGCCCCTCATCCAAGCTCAGGCCGAGGCATTCGCCCGGCAGATCTACGGACCTGAGTGTACCTTCAAGGCCAGCCATGGTTGGTTCTGGCGCTGGCAGAAGCGTCACGGCATCTCCAGCCAACGCATCTACGGCGAGGGTGGCCTCCCCGCCGAGCCCGAGCGGGCTCCTGCCACCTGCCCCGAGACCTTGCCGATGCCGGCTGCTGATGCCGGGGGCTATGGTGACGAGCAGATCTACAATGCCAATGTCACTGGGCTCTACTGGAAACTGCTGCCGGGACAGGCTGGCGGGATGACGGCAACAGCACGGCGGCGGCCAGCTCCCCGCGAGCGGGTCACCGTGCTGCTGGCTGCCAATTTGACAGGCTCCCACAAGCTCAAGCCGCTGGTGGTTGGGGGCCTTCGCGATCCCCCCAGCCTCCGCCATCACAACCAGGATAAATTCCCTGCTTGCTACCGCTACAGCCCCGAAGCCAGGCTGGGGCCGGCTCTTCTCCGCGCTTGGTTCTTTGAGGACTTTGTGCCAGGCGTCAAACGCTATCTGCGCcggagctgcctgcagcagaagGCCGTGTTGCTGCTCAGTTCCCCGACACCCCCCGCTGGGATGGGCCCAGAGGAATCCCCTCCGCTGCAGACGCCCGATGGCTCCATCCGTGCCCTCTTCCTCTCCAAGAGCCCTGCTGGGAGCGGCTCAGCCGGAGGAGGAGGCCGAATCCCGGCCCCGTTGGAGCAGGGGGTGGTGTCCGCCTTCAAGCAGCTCTACAAGCGGGAATTGCTGCGCCTGGCTGTCTCGTGCGCAGCCGGCAGCGGCAGCTCCGGTGGCCCCATGGACTTTGTACGGTCCTTTCTCCTCAAGGACATGTTGTACCTGGCCGGCCTCTCCTGGGACCTCATCCCGCCTGGCTCCATCGAGAAGTGCTGGTTGCTGGGGCTGCGTGCTGCCTTCGAGCCTCAGCCCGGGGAGGAAGAGCACGGAGACCCCCCGCATGGGGAGGAAGGTGGTGGGGACAGCAAAGTCTTTAGCGACCTGACCCACCTGGCTGCGCTAGCCTACAAGCGCTTAGCTCCCGAGGAGGTGGCCGACTGGTTGCACTTGGATGATGCAGCCCCGGGTATGGAAGAGGGCGATGGGGAAGAGGACGCTGAGGAGGAAggcccccggggctgcgggccagaggaggaggaggaggaggcagctgtCCGAGATGGGCGTGGCAGaaggggtgaggagggaggggatgcCTTGCTGCCCACGGCTCGGGAAGCCATCAAAGGTCTGGAGACAGCGCTGCGCTGGCTGGAGGGTCAGGACCCCCGGCAAGTGGGGCCGCTGAAGCTGGTGCAGCTCCGCTCCCTCATCAGCATGGCCCAGCGGCTGCACCGTGGCGGCAGCCCCCATTCCTAG
- the PYCR3 gene encoding pyrroline-5-carboxylate reductase 3, translating into MEAAELRVGFVGAGRMAGGLARGLLRAGKVPASSIIASAPSDKNLDAWRESGCRTTHCNLEVLQESTLVFLATKPHVLPGVLQEIRPAVGPHHVVVSLAAGVTLQTLQWLLPAGTKVLRLMPNLPCVVQAGAMVFTRGSGAGDEEAALLKSLLSSCGLCEEVPEAYINIHTGLSGSGVAYVYLFAEALAEGAVKMGMPGALASRIAAQTLLGAAKMMLESGEHPAKLRGDVCTPGGTTIHALHQLEKGALRATVMNAVEAATNRACDMAED; encoded by the exons ATGGAGGCGGCGGAGCTGCGGGTGGGGTTCGTGGGCGCCGGGCGGATGGCGGGAGGCCTGGCCCGGGGGCTGCTGCGGGCAG GAAAGGTGCCAGCCAGCAGCATCATAGCCAGCGCTCCCTCGGACAAAAACCTGGATGCCTGGCGG GAGTCGGGCTGCCGGACCACGCACTGCAACctggaggtgctgcaggagAGCACGCTGGTCTTCCTGGCCACCAAACCCCACGTTCTGCCGGGCGTCCTGCAGGAGATCCGTCCTGCTGTGGGACCCCACCATGTTGTCGTCTCACTGGCGGCCGGCGTCACCCTCCAGACACTGCAGTGG ctTCTCCCCGCTGGGACCAAGGTGCTGCGGCTCATGCCCAACCTGCCGTGCGTGGTGCAGGCAGGGGCGATGGTCTTCACCCGAGGCAGTGGTGCTGGTGATGAGGAAGCTGCCCTGCTGAAGAGCCTGCTGTCCTCCTGCGGGCTCTGCGAGGAGGTCCCCGAAGCCTACATCAACATCCACACCGGCCTCAGTGGCAGCGGGGTGGCCTAC GTCTACCTGTTTGCTGAAGCCTTGGCCGAGGGAGCGGTGAAGATGGGCATGCCGGGTGCTTTAGCCAGCAGGATCGCGGCTCAGACGCTGCTG GGTGCAGCGAAGATGATGCTGGAGTCGGGGGAGCACCCAGCAAAGCTGCGAGGAGATGTCTGCACGCCCGGGGGCACCACCATCCATGCGCTGCACCAGCTGGAGAAGGGTGCACTGCGGGCCACTGTCATGAACGCCGTGGAGGCAGCCACCAACCGGGCATGCGACATGGCTGAGGACTAG